One region of Acropora muricata isolate sample 2 chromosome 13, ASM3666990v1, whole genome shotgun sequence genomic DNA includes:
- the LOC136896880 gene encoding ETS domain-containing protein Elk-1-like isoform X1: protein MDYEQLRKPHKTAVHLWEFLLDLLLDGKSDNVICWINREKGEFKLKNQEEVARRWGNLKHRPGMNYDKLSRALRYYYQKGIIKKVSGQRLAYRFVKPLFGQRNGSASQEVSPTKKIPTETKPTTAEEDTKQAEENSKGTGTKEVLVIPTVPCVRTIASEAPETTVSSSPMGFRIIPAPMVNPGHMTYPVYPYLVPYVIPTCRTIGIIKS, encoded by the exons ATGGATTACG AACAACTTCGAAAACCGCATAAAACCGCTGTCCATCTATGGGAATTTCTTCTGGACCTCCTATTGGATGGGAAAAGTGATAACGTCATCTGCTGGATCAATCGGGAGAAAGGAGAGTTTAAACTAAAGAACCAAGAAGAAGTAGCAAGAAGATGGGGCAACTTGAAACATCGTCCGGGAATGAATTACGATAAACTGAGCAGAGCGTTGAGATATTATTATCAGAAGGGAATAATTAAAAAG gTTAGTGGACAAAGGCTTGCATACAGATTTGTAAAACCCCTATTTGGCCAAAGAAACGGCTCTGCTTCGCAAGAAGTTTCCCCAACAAAAAAGATCCCAACAGAAACAAAGCCAACGACTGCAGAGGAAGATACCAAGCAAGCTGAAGAAAACTCCAAGGGGACTGGAACTAAAGAGGTATTGGTCATTCCCACAGTGCCATGCGTACGAACCATCGCCTCCGAGGCGCCTGAAACAACGGTCAGCAGTTCTCCGATGGGCTTTCGAATCATCCCTGCCCCAATGGTCAATCCGGGTCACATGACTTATCCTGTGTACCCCTATTTGGTTCCCTACGTCATTCCTACCTGTCGCACGATTGGCATTATCAAGTCGTAG
- the LOC136896880 gene encoding protein C-ets-2-like isoform X2: MDYEQLRKPHKTAVHLWEFLLDLLLDGKSDNVICWINREKGEFKLKNQEEVARRWGNLKHRPGMNYDKLSRALRYYYQKGIIKKVSGQRLAYRFVKPLFGQRNGSASQEVSPTKKIPTETKPTTAEEDTKQAEENSKGTGTKEGKV, encoded by the exons ATGGATTACG AACAACTTCGAAAACCGCATAAAACCGCTGTCCATCTATGGGAATTTCTTCTGGACCTCCTATTGGATGGGAAAAGTGATAACGTCATCTGCTGGATCAATCGGGAGAAAGGAGAGTTTAAACTAAAGAACCAAGAAGAAGTAGCAAGAAGATGGGGCAACTTGAAACATCGTCCGGGAATGAATTACGATAAACTGAGCAGAGCGTTGAGATATTATTATCAGAAGGGAATAATTAAAAAG gTTAGTGGACAAAGGCTTGCATACAGATTTGTAAAACCCCTATTTGGCCAAAGAAACGGCTCTGCTTCGCAAGAAGTTTCCCCAACAAAAAAGATCCCAACAGAAACAAAGCCAACGACTGCAGAGGAAGATACCAAGCAAGCTGAAGAAAACTCCAAGGGGACTGGAACTAAAGAG GGAAAAGTGTAA